The genomic stretch GAATCAGCGCAATAAGTCGAACGACCGCATTCCTGTTTTCTCCCTATTTTCGGAGAAACTAGGAGCCCCTATACAAGCGCCAGCCAAATAATAATCCTGGGCACCTGCCAAAACCAGAAAATATCTGGGGAAAAGGAAATGCCTCTACTGGAGATCAATCCACAAAATGTGGGTATATTGTACGACATTGCCGTTGAATGACTCGAGTGCTTATCTATGATCAGCTCGGGATTTAAAGTCCATCAATCACACCCGGCTGGAGACACAAGCTATCTGGAGGACTGGACTGGGCCAGCACTATATAAGCCGGCAATGATCCACTACACTTTCCCGTTCTCTCACCACCACCTATTTTCATTAGTATCACTACTATCACTACTATTAGAACTTTACTATCAGCATAACAGCACTAACAGCTACACTTAGCATTACTATCAACTACCTACTACTATAAAATGTGCAAAACCGAAATCTGCGGAATTTGTCGTATGTATCAACGATTTTATACCTCTTTCTGTCACACGAATACTAACAATTTTAGAACACAAGTCATGGACCGGCTGCGGCAAACATGTTAGCCAAATCATGGACATAACACCAAAGGACGGCTGGTGCACCTGCGAACCGGTCGACACCAGCGACATTATCATCAACGGCGACTTTTCATACCCACCAAGAGCCGGAACCGGGTTTGCCAGAAGAATGAGCAAGACCTGAATCACTGGTCGGACGTCGAGGTGTTAGGAAGATGCGATGCTGGTCTAGCGTCTTCCGGATGGTTGTCGTCATCACATAGACGACAGTAGAATTGGAATATGTATTCACCATTGTCTATATAGGTTTGTTTTAGGGTatgaaatatatatttattcaGAAGTAATTGTGAGAACCAGTAGGTAGCTAGAAGTgaacgagaagaagaactgtCGAGAGTTTGAGAAGCAGAATTAGTAGGACTTGACAGTGTTGATCTGGATCACCAGGAGATAGGATCATTGGAAGCAGTTCAGTATATTCACAAAGACTCAATAGCATACAATAATATTCATAACGATGAAGTATTTTTGTAGGAACAAGAGGCAGCCGGAGTATATTCCAGAATAATAATATACTTTATTCCTTATACTTTTAAAAATTCTACAGATCTGTGGAGCACAAGCAGGTGTGTCAGAGTAGCCTGGCCCTCTAGTGGCATTTAGCACAAATAGTCAATATTGACGCACAGAATGGCTCTGGTGCATTCTGGGGATGACATTTTTCCGGGTTGCGCCACTTGCCAATTTCGTTGCCGTTTGCCGTCGACCTGAATTTTTGTTGGTCAGATAAATTCCAGCTACATGACGCTGAATTTCTGAGCTTTCAAGACATGCAATGGCAGTTGCACAGCCAGAGTTGAAACGGATGTGAGATACACGGGAGTCCAAGCGTATGATGTCAGAGGAAGTACCCCATACTTTGGAGTGCGTATAGACCGCGGTGCACATGTGAAAGAATAGAGCGACATTCTCAGGAGATCTGGTCTTGAGCAGAATAATGGGAAGAGTAGCAGCCAGAATAACGGCCAGTGTAGAGTAGTGCAGTAGAGGAGAGTGCTGTAGAATAGAGTGATGTAGATTGGTGTAGACTGGTGTAGCGTGAGCGATCAGTCCACGGATATCCTTCGTAGCCACATGGAAATATCAGCAAGCACCCCACTAAAGTGATGGCACTAATGCATTGCCAAATGCCATATGATATCATACACCAAAACACTGCCATTAGGCTGTACACCATCGCCAATGGCTACCAAACAAGCACTTCCACCGTTGGACTAGCGTAGCACAATCTCCACTGTACGCAAGCCAGGCTCTTCCATTTGCCATATTCCAAAACCCGCGACATTCCAGTCCCCTCTGTCAATGTCGTCGACCCCAGAGCCTCCGCCTGCCCTCACGGTTTCTTTTTCAGTGTCCTTTTTTCTGGATTCGCTAGTCGTTCAAGTTTATGTAGTACCATATAAAAATAGTTGCGCCGCCTAGTCTTTTCATACGTGTCTACCTGGAGAATATTCAAAAGTAAACGAAGCCGTATCTCCGTATCTTCTTGCCAAAGCTCTGTTGACAATTTGCTACCGACCCGCAAGATAATCCCGTCCAAAGATAATCCGGGCACTCACGACTTGGTACTATATATATCTAGAATCTCGCTCCACATTCATCTTTCGTTTGGTGGATCTGCCCCACTTTAAAAATTCTCACGAACCACCAGAAACACAAATACCATAGACTATCAGCACAACAACCTAGACAGCAAGCACATTACCATACAAGCAACGTCCCATACCTGACATCCTAACCATATCTCACATAATTCGTTGTACTCCATATATGTATTCCTAGaatgaacttcaactacCCTGACTTCCTCGGTCACCCGTCCCAGGACAAAAACCAAAATGCCAACAACTTAGAGAATTCAAATCCAAAGTTGAACcaacaaagtcaacaaagtcaacaaagtcaacaaaGCCAGCAAAGCCAACAAAGCCAACAAAGCCAAATGAACCAAAATTTGAACCAatcaaatttgaataatcAACAAAATTTAAATACGTTTTCCAACATCCATCCGGCCTCTGACTTCAACACcattctcttcaacaagctCTCCTCCCTTGACGACACCACAGCTTCGCCTCTAGAGGCAATGTCGTCCAGATCGCCTACCAGTGGTCCGCAGCATgacatcttcttgtctcCTAATAAGGACTCGTTCGCTTTGCCCATCGAGCTTCAAGGTGGAATCGGTACCATTTCATCCAGAAGACCTTCGTACGCCGCTGAATCGTTCACAAGATCCAATTTCCAGCCGTTGGTTGGCTCCGGTATCGGAAGCAACAACACGAACGCCAACTACAAGTCTCCCCAGTTGGGCCCTACAGCCTCTTCCTTTTATGGTAGCAACAACAGTAGTGGCAACAACGGtaacagcaacaataacaataaaCAGTTATCATCTTATGCTATGTTTAACAACTATAACCAGagcttcaactttgacCAGTTCAACGATGCCTttgccaacaacttcaatctcaactccaacttcaatgaCTTCCAAGCCAGAAGACCCAGCCAATTGGTCGAGttccagcagcaacagcagtaCTCCGTGAATCCATATCTCCATCCACAGTCTCAACCACTCCAGACCATCCAGCAGAACCAGGTTCctgcttctttctctctAGGCTCTAACCAGCAGTTTTTATCTCATCAGCAGAACAATGCTTTacttcaacagcaacagcaacagcctCAATCCCAACAGCCCCAGCAACCTCAGCAACCtcaatctcaacaagttcaacacCTGCCTCAACACCTTCCACAGCCTCAATCTCAACAAGCTCAGCAACTGCCTCAACGTACACAACAGTCTCAGAATTCGGCTCAATTCAAACAATCtatcaagttggaaaatgGGCTCATTCTTAAGGACCAATACATCATtgcttctccagatttgaagaatcagTATCTCAAGACTACCAAGTATTTCCAAGATCCTCATATCACCAATGAGGTCTTGACAaagttgaacgacttgttATCTCTTCCTGTAGTTGTGAAGCTCATTaccttcatcaagaacttgaataATCTCACCTTTAACCACAAGATCTTGTGCCTTgtgatcaacaagaacgGTAAATTTGACTTGCTCTCGTATCCCAATAATTCCAATATCTTCTTGCAACGCGACGACTTAGTCATAGTAGACGGAGATAGAGGAAAGGATTTGGTGATGATAGTAGAGCCTTTAGTTAATCTTAATTTTgctattcttttcaacttcttgaagaaattggagCATTTAAAGAGCTTAACCATTAACGATTCCAACTCCAACCACCATAACCCAGGTCAGAAGATCAATGGTACTCACTCCACCTCGTTGAATGCGTCGGCAATCATCAATTCACACCTGAATGAAGACAACGAGTTCATTATTACTTTGCCTACCAAACAAGTTCTTAGATTCGCTACACCTAAAGAGATTCACAAGATCAGTGGCAAGTTTttagaagagaagaaagctTTTATTACttgcttcaacaagatcaaggaattgaatcTACAATCCAATTTGACGTTGATTAACGTCGAATACCAATCggacttcaagaagttgatcttctactactttgccaacttcaagagaATTGACTTCCGTGGTTTGATCAAGGAATTATTCAAGATCTAcaaaacaagaatttggtTATGCGCTGTATTGCCTTACGATAAACCAGAGCTCTATGTTACCATGTCCAAAGAAGAGGCTGAAACGAAGAAAgcagaaaagttgaagaaggaaaaggaatCTAAAGACGAGGACGACGACAATTTGATTCCTAGCGAATATGAATTGTCCAATGAACAAATTTTGAACTTCTCTATCAATGAGTTTGAGAACTTATCGAGTCCCAACTACTTCCACCtgatcaatttgttgaatttgattgaaCACTTATCAAACGAACTCCCAGGATACTTCTATGGTTTTAACAATTCTTCTGTCTCCACAGGTGGAAACAACATTGATAATAGTGGTCCTAGAAAtgcaaaaggaaaaggatCTTCTCCTACCTATTCAGCTAAAGCTTCAAACAGTGCAACTGGAGAACATAGTAAAATCTTGCCCAGCTTTAATCCATTTGGCGACAATGTCTCCATAAACCCCAACTACCAATAATTCAATCCAATTCATTTTTATTTATTATCCGGAATAGACAAAAGAAATCATAGAATAGATAGGGTGGTATGGAGATGCAGTGGTTGTCGCTGTAAGCTCGGGTCCATTACCATCCATTTCCTTAAGTTAATTTCAATTCGTTGTACTTGTTTCCGTTTTTGTCGTCAGGTCAAATTTGTAAGAAAAGTTAAGCACTTTAGAGAAAGGTTGCCGTTCTTTTTCGCTATTTCATTTATCTATGCCTTTAATTTGACTTCCACGCTCCCACTCTTGCAATTTACAATGCTAATCTAATGATGTTTATGAATTAATTGTGGTGGTATTACTTCCATATTGTGTGCTGCGGTACAACATAGAATGCAATTTTCTACCACAGATATTTGTGGAAGTTTACTCAAAGTGTATCCCATACTCCCCATTAATATTACCTACTATATATTACCCTTTTTATACATGATACAATTTATACACAAATAATGTCTTTATTGACGACATATGTATCCGCTTTTAAGTTGCATGAAGCGGATTTCGCCCGAGGAAACATATGGAGCCTGCGAAGAAAGGACTTGAAACAGAGATATTAAGATAATGGCTCTATTGAAACGGACACTAAAAAGATAGTCCGTTGCATCCATTGGCACTACGCGCCAATTGTAACCGCATTTTAATAAAGTACTGTAAAAGAGATAACCTTCTATTTCATCTACTTTTCATTGCCGAGCCCTAATGATTCCAGAGTGGAATGTATTATCTTCCCGAAAAGTGAAATCATTCCTTTACTATCTTCGTACCATTTATGAGGTTCAAAGTCATGTAAGATTAACAAGATGAGAAGAAAAACTTCAATAATGCCTGGTGTGTCTTGTTCAGTGGAGAGAATCTTCCTACGAACCAAACAACCTTGCGAGGTCTCAAAGCCAGTTTTGGTCACATAGGCAAGAGCTCCGTTATCGGGAGCAATGGGAATAATTGGGTTTTCTGGCTTGGTCACTCGTAAGACAAAGGAACCACCATGCAAAATTGAGTTCTTGTCCAAACCCTCtggttgcaacttttcagcaCTGGGCCTTAACTTGATCGACTCCTTAAACAAAGGTGTATACTCGCCTGACAACATGGCTTCGTTAACGATGGCGGCACCATCTGTTAAGAGTAAATCACAGGGAAGCGTAGAGTCATCGCTAGTTCTGGTGACAGAAACCAAATCACCAGGAAGCAATTCAGTGGTCTTCAACTGCTTCCATTTGCCATCTCTATATGTGTAGATAGTGTAAGGTGTAACTTCCATTTCCTGGATTTTAGCAAAGGCGGCTCTTCTCTGGAACAAGGTAGTCATCTCGACCAAAACAAGCACAACGAGCAACAACAATGAGCGGTACCACATCTTATTCAAAATCGAAAGAGCTCCACCGAAAGCTACGAACTCCAAGGCGTGAGCAATGGTAGGCTCCTGGAGCAAGTCCTTGAAGGTAGGAACTGGTATATCAAACTTGTTCTTACCGTAGTTTCTTACAAGCTTTTCCAAGTCACCCAGGAGCCCTGTCGAGCTCTGgaaattggccaattcaGGCTCTTCATCAAAGAGGAAGGCAGGAGGTGAAAACCTCTGGGTCTTAACATTGAGCAAATAGTGACGTCTCTGgtacaaaaataaaacCTGTTCTTCGCCATCATGGAACTTTTTTCTGAATATTGGACAGACTTTACCGCTTTTGTGGTTTGGGCTGGTCAAAATCCTAATATGACTGGCTTCCGTAATCGTGTTAACAGCGGAGTAGTTATGGAAATCAAATCCAGGGAAACAAAGACGAAATACCCAGGAGACAAAAACGAGTATAAATATTTTCCGGATCCAGCTAGCAATTATCATGTTCACCATCATCAAATAAAAAAATGCCCCGTTTTCCACATGCTCGTAGCAGTAAGAGAAGTAGGCATCAAAGAGAACTGGGACTAGGGCTAGCTTTGGCCATAGATATGGATATAACAAAGAACGGTTGAGAAATCCTTTTGTGCGAACAAGCAACTTAGCCCCTGCAATATCTGGGTTGTCAATGATGTTGGACATGACACTGTGACAGCAGAAATAACAACAGTTTGCTTCTGAAAGTTCTCAACTTCCTTTAATTGCTCCTTAAAAACTGGTGCAAATTCTAATTTACTAATGAAAGCCCTACTTCCAGAACTATAAAGATATATCTGCAACTGAAATTCTATTGCACGTGATGATCATGATCATAAACTGCCGATAAATTGTACTCCATTTATATAATAATAAGCATTCCAGCTTGTACAGAGAAAGACGAAACAGTTCTTGTATTCCTTAAATGGTTTGAATTGATTTGCTCTTATCAATATCATTTTTGCAGCCGTTCGAGATATTGTTAATTCTTGAATTATTTTTAAGAAGAAGGCTTTGTGTTTCCAAGCCAACACTTTTTTCTTGTCAAGTATTTAAATTTTTTTATCGCCGTTCATGCCTCTGTCGCTATCCTTCGATGTCAACAGTGTATTATCTCCATCTCTAGTGAATGAATATAATAAACTGTAACCAATTTGTATAAACACACGGCAAAGTTTTTGGTTGAACTGAAAAAGTTCGTTAAGTTGCGAATTAGAAAATTATTTCTCAATCATCATgaggttgcaaaatgattGTTTGGTAGAGCGAACAACAGACTGAATATTTCAGGTCCTTGTCTGATCATAATGCAAATTAAACACAGAAACGGATTAAGACCTTCATCAATAGATCGCATTGATAATCCGTGGCTAGAGCACCCTCACTATGTTTTGTAGAGATTATTACCACACAAAATCACGAGTTTCAACTGATTATTGCTTTAGATGAGAAAATTAACAAGATACTCAAACGCATAATGTGAAACTAGCGttaaatttgaaaaccTTCGGCCAACCCGGTAAACTGATCAAACCGTTCTTCATTAATATGCTGCTGGAACACTTGAGTTTTATCACCTGATTAATTGATCACGTGCTTTAATTGTGAAGCTAGTATGGTCTGTATAGAGACAAGTCTGCAAAGTGTatagtcttcttcaaagatatTCAATACGACTTTTTGTCTAAGAGACATGAGCAGGCGACCGATCTCAGCAGAAGAGCTTGTAATTGGAGCAGAGGAGCATGGCTTCAGACCTAAGTTCCTCTCAAAGCTGGAAAGAAAAAGGttaaaagaagaagctgaggcaaagaaacagaagctGCTACAGGAACTTGAAAAGAGGAAGACCAAAAGAAAACTAATTCAGTATGAGCAAGACGAAATCGAGGAAGACAATGGGAAAACAATAGTAGAAGAACCAGTGcgaaaaaagaagagtaaaCAGTCACGATTCAACTTTGAATGGGATGAATACGAAGATACCACAGGAGATTCACTTATGATGGCTCTAGAGCCAGTTTCTACCACAAGAGACAATATCGATTTCGTAGAGACTACACATTGGTCAGAGAAGAGTCTTGATCAGATGACGGCACGAGACTGGCGTATTTTCAGGGAAGATTATGGGATAACATCGAAAGGTGGAGATATAGACAACCCATTGCGAACTTGGAATGAGGCATCGATCCCTTCAAAATTGTTATCCATTATAGTAGACAAACTCGAGTATTTGGAGCCAACTCCGATTCAACGAGCTGCGATTCCACTTGCTCTAAACCAGCGTGATGTTGTCGGAATTGCAGAGACCGGTTCTGGTAAAACTTTGGCCTTTCTTATACCTTTGCTCAGCTATATTCTAAACACAGACAAGAACTATTTGGAATACGAGCATCAGCAGGAGCAAAACTACAACAAGCCGTTGGGTCTCATTTTGGCTCCCACAAGAGAATTGGCCCAGCAGATAACCAAGGAAGCTCAGAAATTTGGCGATAGACTTGGTTTGAACGTAGTCAGCATTATTGGTGGACACCAGTATGAGGAAACTGTTCATTCAATCCGAACAGGGGTACACGTTGTAGTCGCTACACCGGGGAGATTGGTAGActctttggaaagaaatATTATTGGTTTGGATAAATGCTACTACCTCATTATGGACGAGGCAGATAGAATGATTGACATGGGGTTTGAAAAGGCTTTGCAATCCATCTTATCTTATGTTCCCAGCACAGATCGTTTGAACAGTACTATCGATCTGATGATCTTCCACATCAAAAAGAGGATCACTTTGATGTTTACAGCAACTATATCACCCCCAATTGAGAAGATAACGAAGAACTTCCTTATAAAGCCTGGCTACTTGTACATTGGTGGAGCTGGCGAGGCACTTGATCACATTGTGCAAAATTTCGAATACTTGGGATCTGCTACTGGGGGCTCTGAAGATTTCGACAGCAAGAGATTTGACAAGTTGGTGAGGATAATTCAGCAGCACTCTCGAGAATCGCGTCAATTCTCGATTATCATCTTTGCCAACTACAAGCGAGTCTGTGATTTGCTATCACTTGagcttgaaaagaatgGCTTTAGGGATAATGTTGTTATTCATGGATCCAAAACACAAGAATTGCGAGAAAAAGCTATTTCAAGCTTCAGAAGCCACGAGTCTAGAATCCTTATTGCCACCGATGTTGCAGCCAGAGGTATTGATGTGCCCAATGTGTCGCTTGTTGTCAATTTCCAGATGTCAAGAAAATTTGACGAGTATGTTCATCGTATCGGTAGAACTGGTAGAGCAGGAAACAGAGGTGAGAGTTATACTTTTATAGACgactctgattctgacgTTTTTatagatttgaagaagttcttggtaAACGGCGGAAAAAAGTGTCCAGATTGGTTGATCAAACATGCATCTACCCAGAGCCAGGTTCTACGTGATTAGATATCACAATATGTATTACAAATGTATACTGTACTGTCACAACATTTCTACGAATTGTTTGATCACTAAATTATACAATTCTCAATTACACAAAAGAGTACTTCAGTCACTCTTCGTCTTCACTACTTTCGTAACCTCCAACTAAAGCAGATACTGCTTTTTGTTTCTCTTCATGTAGTTGTTTTTTGTTGACTTGTGCTTTAGCAGCCATAACACTTCTGGATAATGCTAGTTTATCCAAAGTCGAATTATCAAAAAAAtttcttggagaagaagaagaggttgAAAGTGGAACTGGTTCTATTTTCTTTATATCAACTTCTACTTCCTCAACATCCTCCTCCTCAGGCTcctctacttctactttctgtttctttatttttggCTTTTGGTCTTCTACTTTGGCTAAGAGTTTCTTGACCGTTTCTAGTGCTATTTCCTCCATACGTCTTTTTTCCTGTTTCTGAGCCTGGGGGTTGGGATCTTCATTGGCCCATCTGATGTTTAGCACCTCGTTAGCATCTAATGATTGGTTTTGCATCGCCTCTTTGGCAAATTGCGCTTGTGATTCGAGCCGATACGTTATAAATGCACAAGATTTGCCGTGTAGCACTCGAATCTTCTCGATCTGGCCAAACTCCGCAAAATGCTTAGTTACTATGCTTTCCGTCTTGTCTGTCACATTCAACCCTCCCACATACAAAGTTCTGTTGGAACGATTGAACGAGCCTACTCCGTCCATGTCATCACGGTACTCGGACGTCTTATCACGACCAAAACAGTCTTGTGTCGGCTTGAAATAGTCGGAATCAATGGGTATGCGATGATAATAAGGACACTTCTTGCCGAGGTAGCAACATCCACGAGAAAAGAATAAGCATATCGAACTTCCTGGTCTTGCTCGTGTATAACCTGAATCCTTTTTGATATTTGTTCTGAACTTCAGCTTGGTGTAATTCAGTTTCGAGGAACTATCTCCTCCACCAGACCATTTCAAATACCAGATATTGAAGACACTTCCCGATTGTGCTGGCTTGTCGTCGTCGGGAATAGTATCCGGATCTACCTGTAAACGAGCAGGCCCTCCGGCATTTGCCTCAGCAGATGCCTGAACATCTTTTACACGCGTTTTCAATGACATCCCTAGCAATTTCAACTCTAAGGGCCGCCAGAATAAGGTCCTACCATAAAGAACGGTACAGGATTGAATATGTCGCATGTCGTCTGGCGACATCTGGAGATGGGCTGCTCGAAGATGCCGACATCCATCTCCATTTAATAATTCTGGGTACAGGAATTTCATTTCACGGCACAATGAATAGAAGCCTCAAAATAACTGGAAATGTGGAGAGGAATTTCACCACTTTTCAGTGGTCACAATGGGCACAATGAAGACTGAAGGATGGCTACACAGATACATACTTGTCATAACAACTTTTATATTTCTAATCTACACATAATAAACATAACATGAACAAAATCCAGAGACATTTTGTAGGAGCAGCCGACTTGGGCTGCAAAATGTCGCACCGTCGGCTCAAAAGAGACTGAGCAAGAAAGACAAGCCTACGACTCCGAATACGGCgcttgacttcttccagGAGACTTCGTTAGCACCGTTAGTGGTTGTGCTGGAGGTTTCAGAGGCAGAGGTTTCACTAGCAGAAGTTTCACTGGCAGTTTTATCTGTGACTGAACCAGAAGCCTTGCTTGTAGCACTAGACAATGCCTTAGTAGCATCACTAGCAACCTTACTAGTCAATGACTTAGCATCTGACTTGGCATCACCGGCAAGAGATGTGGCCTTGCTAGCGACTCCTTCACCAAGAGAAACAGCGCCAGAAGTTACCTTACCACCAACAGAGGTGGCCTTCGAAGCGATATCGTGACCAAGAGAATCAGCACCCGAGGTAGCAACACCAAAGGCAGAGGTAGCCTTGGTAGCAACGTTTTCTGCAACTGAGACTGCTCCAGAGGTTGCGACTTTGAAGACAGACTCGGCTCCATCGGCAGCAGCGCCAACGGCAGAGGTAGCAGCGCCAAATCCGGCGGCAATATCAGAACCAAGGGCCATTATGAAGTAGTTATAAAGTTAAAGTGCTAATAAAAAATACTGAGCAGTACGTTTGAGTAGTCTAGCGtttttcatattcttgCCCGGGAAATTGTCTGCCTTATATagtcttcaagtttctaGGGACGGCTGGAGCCTGAAAAATAAAAGCCCGAAATCAAGCGTGTCCAAATTGGAGTAAATCCGGCCGTAATTCCATGCATACAGCGATGGTGGAATTCCCAACAGGTATAGGAGGTTGAAAGAGGAGGAGGATTGCGAGGCTCCCTACACAGATGACGTCAAATGGGAGTACAAACCCATTTGTAGTGGTATTTAATATTTGCTGTAGTGTGATTTAATATCGATGGGTCGATTATGCCCCGTTTGGGAATAGCTGGTGTCCATTGGCCAGCTATTGTGGCTCATTGGCTGAAGGTTTCAGAGCgaaatttttgaaatttggTAGTGAGACTGGGTTTTTTGTTCTGTATTGATGGTTTCGCTGCATAAGGAAGGCACAGTACACTATGGGCAGAGTAGTCTCTGCATTTTGTCGTCAGAGGAAATACCGAAATACCGGCATGACACGCCGATCTGATTCACAGCCTTATTGAAGTGAATAACGGCTCAAAGTTGCAGAGGCTCATGGCTATTTGTTCGGGCTCACCTCAGAACGCGAAAAATGGCTCATGCAACATGGCTAAAGCGCCGGCGAGACATAGCCTACGAGTTTGAGCCCTAACCATGACGGTTGACTAATTATAGAAGCAAGAGTCGCGTCGTACCAAGCCATAGCGAAGCGAGTTCACGTCAGTGGCCAGGCGAACAATCTGGCAGTTGTGAGCGTCGCTCTGGCCGTCACAGCCGTAGCTATAAGCTAGAAATGCTAAAAATAGAGAGGTACACGCTAAATACTAAGGCGTAGACTGTGATCACGAAGGCTGAAgtattggaaaagaatcCAGACAGCGGTGGGCACTTGTCGAAAATATACGGATGcaaatggaaaatgaaaaaagaGAAGGTGAAAATTCAAacttcgttgaagttctgGCTAGGTGCAAGAAGCAGGTACATCTTGGACGTACATTGTTACTTTCAGGGGTTTTGAAACAGTGCCACAAATCTTTTTCTACAACCGTGTTGAGATGAATAGACTTCACAGGCTGCATTGTCTGCTACctattcaacttcaattcagGTTGTGTCTTCATCTAGATATTGTGGATTCTTTATTATTTAGTTGTCGCTCATCGCATAAAacataatttttcaaatttcagTGAGGCTCCCCAcatttcaagaactggGGAATATTGCTAGCTAATAATTTCATGATATTGTCAGCTGCACTTGACTTCACTTGACTTCACTTGACCTCACTTCTTacttttgaagaactttctCTCCTGGTTTTTTGCATTTTTAAGTTTTTCTACTTCTCTCTCTTGGCACTTGTCTCGCTTTTCACTTCATCTCCCGTGATTCTTTACTCTTTAAGGACACTTCAAAAATGCTATCCAATGAGAATCTTCTAAAATGAGCCCAAAAGTTTTAGCCAATTCGTGTCTTCTCTAGTGAATGACGATGTGAATGTTACCCCCTCAGCAATATTAACTTGT from Scheffersomyces stipitis CBS 6054 chromosome 2, complete sequence encodes the following:
- a CDS encoding predicted protein gives rise to the protein DSFALPIELQGGIGTISSRRPSYAAESFTRSNFQPLVGSGIGSNNTNANYKSPQLGPTASSFYGSNNSSGNNGNSNNNNKQLSSYAMFNNYNQSFNFDQFNDAFANNFNLNSNFNDFQARRPSQLVEFQQQQQYSVNPYLHPQSQPLQTIQQNQNSAQFKQSIKLENGLILKDQYIIASPDLKNQYLKTTKYFQDPHITNEVLTKLNDLLSLPVVVKLITFIKNLNNLTFNHKILCLVINKNGKFDLLSYPNNSNIFLQRDDLVIVDGDRGKDLVMIVEPLVNLNFAILFNFLKKLEHLKSLTINDSNSNHHNPGQKINGTHSTSLNASAIINSHSNEDNEFIITLPTKQVLRFATPKEIHKISGKFLEEKKAFITCFNKIKELNLQSNLTLINVEYQSDFKKLIFYYFANFKRIDFRGLIKELFKIYKTRIWLCAVLPYDKPELYVTMSKEEAETKKAEKLKKEKESKDEDDDNLIPSEYELSNEQILNFSINEFENLSSPNYFHSINLLNLIEHLSNELPGYFYGFNNSSVSTGGNNIDNSGPRNAKGKGSSPTYSAKASNSATGEHSKILPSFNPFGDNVSINPNYQ
- a CDS encoding predicted protein, whose translation is MSLKTRVKDVQASAEANAGGPARLQVDPDTIPDDDKPAQSGSVFNIWYLKWSGGGDSSSKSNYTKSKFRTNIKKDSGYTRARPGSSICLFFSRGCCYLGKKCPYYHRIPIDSDYFKPTQDCFGRDKTSEYRDDMDGVGSFNRSNRTLYVGGLNVTDKTESIVTKHFAEFGQIEKIRVLHGKSCAFITYRLESQAQFAKEAMQNQSLDANEVLNIRWANEDPNPQAQKQEKRRMEEIALETVKKLLAKVEDQKPKIKKQKVEVEEPEEEDVEEVEVDIKKIEPVPLSTSSSSPRNFFDNSTLDKLALSRINKKQLHEEKQKAVSALVGGYESSEDEE
- the TIR3 gene encoding hypothetical beta-1,6-N-acetylglucosaminyltransferase (similar to cell wall integrity and stress response component 2) yields the protein MALGSDIAAGFGAATSAVGAAADGAESVFKVATSGAVSVAENVATKATSAFGVATSGADSLGHDIASKATSVGGKVTSGAVSLGEGVASKATSLAGDAKSDAKSLTSKVASDATKALSSATSKASGSVTDKTASETSASETSASETSSTTTNGANEVSWKKSSAVFGVVGLSFLLSLF
- the SPF1.2 gene encoding PF1 P-type ATPase (S. cerevisiae homolog is necessary for sensitivity to a killer toxin (SMK toxin) produced by Pichia Farinosa), with translation MSNIIDNPDIAGAKLLVRTKGFLNRSLLYPYLWPKLALVPVLFDAYFSYCYEHVENGAFFYLMMVNMIIASWIRKIFILVFVSWVFRLCFPGFDFHNYSAVNTITEASHIRILTSPNHKSGKVCPIFRKKFHDGEEQVLFLYQRRHYLLNVKTQRFSPPAFLFDEEPELANFQSSTGLSGDLEKLVRNYGKNKFDIPVPTFKDLLQEPTIAHALEFVAFGGALSILNKMWYRSLLLLVVLVLVEMTTLFQRRAAFAKIQEMEVTPYTIYTYRDGKWKQLKTTELLPGDLVSVTRTSDDSTLPCDLLLTDGAAIVNEAMLSGEYTPLFKESIKLRPSAEKLQPEGLDKNSILHGGSFVLRVTKPENPIIPIAPDNGALAYVTKTGFETSQGCLVRRKILSTEQDTPGIIEVFLLILLILHDFEPHKWYEDSKGMISLFGKIIHSTSESLGLGNEK
- the PRP28 gene encoding pre-mRNA splicing factor RNA helicase of DEAD box family (go_funtion nucleic acid binding; helicase activity; ATP binding) codes for the protein MMALEPVSTTRDNIDFVETTHWSEKSLDQMTARDWRIFREDYGITSKGGDIDNPLRTWNEASIPSKLLSIIVDKLEYLEPTPIQRAAIPLALNQRDVVGIAETGSGKTLAFLIPLLSYILNTDKNYLEYEHQQEQNYNKPLGLILAPTRELAQQITKEAQKFGDRLGLNVVSIIGGHQYEETVHSIRTGVHVVVATPGRLVDSLERNIIGLDKCYYLIMDEADRMIDMGFEKALQSILSYVPSTDRLNSTIDSMIFHIKKRITLMFTATISPPIEKITKNFLIKPGYLYIGGAGEALDHIVQNFEYLGSATGGSEDFDSKRFDKLVRIIQQHSRESRQFSIIIFANYKRVCDLLSLELEKNGFRDNVVIHGSKTQELREKAISSFRSHESRILIATDVAARGIDVPNVSLVVNFQMSRKFDEYVHRIGRTGRAGNRGESYTFIDDSDSDVFIDLKKFLVNGGKKCPDWLIKHASTQSQVLRD